The Candidatus Angelobacter sp. genomic sequence ATCGCGGCCGAACCCACGCCGCTCGACGCGCCCATCACCAGCACCCAATCGCCGCGTCGGACCGCAGTCCGGCAGGTCAGCATGTGCATTGCCGTGCTGCCCGCCAGCGTCAGAGCCGCGGAGGTTTCGAAATCCACGCCGGCCGGCAAGCGCACCAGGGCGCGCTCCGGCACCATCACCTTTTCCGCGAAGCCACCGTCGCGTTGCACGCCGACCAGTTCGCCGTTCATGCACAGTGATTCCTCCCCGCGCAAACAGAACTCGCAGCGCCCGCAGAAAATATTGGATTGAACGGCGACCCGGTCTCCCGTCTCCCAGTTTTTCACGCCGACGCCAACCGCGGCAATCCTTCCGGCGATTTCGCACCCGGGCGTGCGCGGCAACTGGACAGGAATCGGCAGGCCGCCCTCCTCCAGCCAGAGATCCAGATGATTCAAGCCGCAGGCGTGAACCTCAACAACCACTTCTCCGGCATCCGGTGTTGGGTCCGCCAGATCGCTGAGTTGGAAGCGGCCCGGCGCGCCGTGAGAGGTGAGTTGAACAGCCTTCATTGAAGGCACTCAATCTGGGAGGCCGGAAACCGGTTGGCTTTTCCGTTCGCCGGTCACGCGGTAGCGAAGCGTGGCGGGTGAAATCAATGCGTCGCGCAGCCGATTTTGCCGACGGCAATCGCGAATCCGACAAAGCCGGCTATCAACAACCACGGGTTTCCCTTGACCGCCATCAGGATACCCGACCCGAGCACCACGCCCATTCCGATCCACACCGCAAAAGCACAAAGCAGTTTCATGCCGGCAATGTTACCGGCCCGGGCCGGCGTTTCAACAGGAGATTTCAGGCGGCGTCCACAAACAAAAAATACTGGCGTCCGCGC encodes the following:
- a CDS encoding zinc-binding dehydrogenase, yielding MKAVQLTSHGAPGRFQLSDLADPTPDAGEVVVEVHACGLNHLDLWLEEGGLPIPVQLPRTPGCEIAGRIAAVGVGVKNWETGDRVAVQSNIFCGRCEFCLRGEESLCMNGELVGVQRDGGFAEKVMVPERALVRLPAGVDFETSAALTLAGSTAMHMLTCRTAVRRGDWVLVMGASSGVGSAAIQIANHLGARVITTASTNEKRELALELGAEHVVNTGDESWPAEVRKLTAKHGVDLVVEHIGGKVLEQAFNCLARGGSIVTCGATAGRDVKLNLWPFFVKEQRLVGSYGRNRVDLDKTLAWAAEGKLRPVVDRVFPLGETPLAFAALRNRAVLGKLVVRAFAS